One stretch of Lacrimispora sphenoides DNA includes these proteins:
- a CDS encoding manganese catalase family protein, which translates to MWRYEKRLQYPVNITTPNPKIASFIISQYGGPDGEMGASMRYLSQRYSMPYKECKGVLTDIGTEELAHLEIVATIVHQLTRNLTPEQVVESGFGPYYIDHTTGIWPQSAGGVPFTANQFQSKGDPITDLVEDMAAEQKARSTYDNILRVITDPEICDPIRFLREREIVHFQRFGEALRITQDNLDSRNFYAFNPSFDIRDQC; encoded by the coding sequence ATGTGGAGGTATGAAAAGAGATTACAGTATCCGGTAAATATAACGACTCCCAACCCCAAGATTGCTTCCTTTATTATCAGCCAGTATGGCGGCCCAGATGGAGAAATGGGAGCTTCCATGCGTTATCTTTCCCAACGCTATTCCATGCCTTATAAGGAATGTAAAGGTGTTCTTACGGATATCGGAACGGAGGAGTTAGCACATCTTGAGATCGTAGCAACCATTGTTCACCAGCTGACAAGAAATTTAACACCGGAACAGGTTGTAGAATCAGGGTTTGGTCCTTACTACATTGACCATACAACAGGCATCTGGCCTCAGTCTGCCGGTGGAGTCCCGTTTACTGCCAACCAATTCCAGTCAAAGGGAGATCCAATTACCGATCTTGTGGAGGATATGGCAGCAGAGCAGAAAGCAAGGAGTACTTACGATAACATTCTTCGTGTTATTACTGATCCAGAAATCTGTGATCCGATTCGATTCTTGAGAGAACGGGAAATCGTTCATTTCCAGAGGTTTGGGGAAGCTTTAAGAATTACCCAGGATAATCTGGACAGCAGGAATTTCTATGCATTCAATCCAAGCTTTGATATTAGAGATCAGTGCTGA
- a CDS encoding cell division protein FtsA produces MDNRHSILTDTLPDQAVFALDIGTRSIIGMVGMPDGDRIHIVAIERAEHTKRAMIDGQIEDIDQVAKIAGQVKDRLEKKLGCRLDKVSVAAAGRALRTESVTYEMELSRPQKIDIESVSRLEAGAISEAEKLFMNREDKDSDRQFYLVGYTVSRYYLDNYMISNLIDHHGRVLKADIIATFLPTEVVESLYAAMNKIGLEVASLTLEPIAAINAAIPQNIRLLNLAMVDIGAGTSDIAVCRDGCVTGYTMAILAGDEITETIMKEYLVDFDTAEKIKSEIDEGAELHFTDILGFEQVITRESIFECIKEASSRLCEEISAKILEVNGGMPSAVFLAGGGSRLSGLKEGIVEHLKIDPKRVAIAGNNFKINAYSDEYDLENPEFATPLGIVISAGFSIVNDSFRVILNDRPAKLFRNGSFTVMDVLMMNGYNYQDMIGRSGQNLVVSVNGKRTVFYGEKAEPSVLTLNGEKTQLSDPVHTEDWIVFIPATRGKNASAMLSDVAELGKGNNVLVNGEEAKADAPLESGDSIVIETTAAEIKEEPEEADSSLHKSSSGTDQDRQTGNKQGEKSRESKGKITFFLNNNPLTLPLKPDHRPYYLMDMLEYSGLDFKNVTGQVVLEVNGESGYFQQELHSRDQIMIYQVK; encoded by the coding sequence ATGGATAACAGACATAGTATTTTGACAGACACACTTCCGGATCAGGCTGTTTTCGCTCTGGATATTGGAACCCGGAGCATCATCGGTATGGTGGGCATGCCTGACGGGGACAGAATTCATATCGTTGCCATAGAGAGAGCCGAGCACACAAAACGGGCGATGATTGACGGCCAGATCGAGGATATCGATCAGGTGGCAAAGATCGCAGGCCAGGTCAAGGACAGGCTGGAAAAAAAGCTTGGGTGCAGGCTTGACAAGGTCTCTGTAGCTGCCGCCGGAAGAGCGCTGAGGACAGAAAGCGTGACATATGAGATGGAGCTTTCCAGACCTCAGAAGATCGATATAGAATCCGTCAGCCGCTTAGAGGCAGGTGCAATCAGTGAAGCAGAAAAATTATTTATGAATAGAGAAGACAAGGATTCGGACCGGCAGTTTTACCTGGTTGGCTATACGGTAAGCCGCTATTACCTGGATAACTACATGATATCCAATCTGATCGATCATCATGGACGGGTTCTGAAAGCCGATATTATAGCAACCTTTCTTCCTACAGAGGTGGTGGAAAGCCTTTATGCGGCCATGAATAAAATCGGCCTGGAGGTAGCGAGCCTTACTTTGGAGCCCATTGCCGCCATCAATGCTGCAATACCTCAAAATATCCGCCTGCTGAACCTGGCAATGGTAGATATAGGAGCAGGAACTTCAGACATTGCAGTCTGCAGGGATGGCTGCGTGACCGGCTATACCATGGCCATACTTGCCGGAGACGAGATCACAGAAACCATTATGAAGGAGTATCTGGTTGATTTTGATACCGCGGAAAAGATCAAGTCAGAGATTGACGAAGGGGCTGAGCTTCATTTTACGGATATCCTGGGATTTGAACAAGTAATCACGCGGGAATCCATCTTTGAGTGCATCAAAGAAGCGTCTTCCAGGCTTTGCGAGGAAATATCAGCAAAAATCCTGGAGGTAAACGGAGGGATGCCGTCGGCCGTATTCCTGGCAGGGGGAGGAAGCAGGCTATCCGGTTTAAAAGAGGGGATTGTAGAGCATTTAAAGATTGACCCCAAACGGGTTGCCATTGCAGGAAACAATTTTAAAATCAATGCCTATTCCGATGAGTATGACCTTGAGAATCCGGAATTTGCAACTCCTCTCGGTATCGTTATTTCTGCAGGCTTCAGCATTGTCAATGACAGCTTCCGCGTCATATTAAATGACAGGCCGGCCAAGCTCTTTCGAAACGGCAGCTTTACTGTTATGGATGTGCTGATGATGAACGGATATAATTATCAGGATATGATCGGGCGTTCCGGTCAGAATCTGGTGGTGAGTGTCAATGGAAAAAGAACAGTCTTTTATGGAGAGAAAGCAGAGCCGTCTGTCTTAACGCTCAATGGAGAAAAAACTCAGCTTTCTGATCCGGTACATACAGAGGACTGGATCGTATTCATACCTGCCACCCGCGGAAAAAACGCTTCCGCTATGCTCTCCGACGTGGCAGAGCTTGGAAAAGGAAACAATGTTCTGGTAAACGGCGAGGAGGCGAAGGCAGATGCGCCCCTGGAATCCGGTGACAGCATTGTAATAGAAACAACGGCAGCTGAAATAAAGGAAGAGCCGGAGGAAGCCGATTCCAGCCTTCATAAGTCGTCCTCCGGTACAGATCAAGACCGTCAGACAGGTAATAAACAGGGAGAAAAGAGCCGTGAGAGTAAGGGGAAAATCACGTTTTTTCTGAATAACAACCCCCTGACTCTTCCCTTAAAGCCGGATCACCGGCCCTATTATCTGATGGACATGCTGGAATATTCCGGACTGGATTTTAAAAACGTAACCGGACAGGTGGTATTAGAGGTAAATGGGGAAAGTGGATATTTTCAGCAGGAATTACATAGCAGGGACCAAATCATGATCTATCAGGTCAAATAG
- a CDS encoding type I phosphomannose isomerase catalytic subunit produces the protein MELLFLEPVFMEAIWGGTRLRDVFGYEIPSDTTGECWAISAHENGECKIAGGIYDGRRLSDLWKEKPEIFGNYPGDKFPLLVKIIDAKKDLSIQVHPDDLYAKIHENGSLGKTECWYILDCEPGTEIAIGHHARDREEMEAMIRDHRWKEFIRTVPIKKGDFFQIEPGCLHAIKGGTLVLETQQSSDITYRVYDYDRLSNGKPRQLHVEQSIANIRAPFEEEQAVPKTEKVPGAVHTHLVTCKFYSVDKYDIDGVFTKEFGNYFTNVSVISGKGSVNGIPLEAGQHFIVPEKSGECRFEGKMSIICSNPE, from the coding sequence ATGGAACTTTTGTTTCTGGAGCCTGTGTTTATGGAGGCCATCTGGGGAGGTACCAGACTTCGGGATGTATTTGGCTATGAGATACCAAGCGATACTACCGGAGAATGCTGGGCGATCAGCGCCCATGAGAACGGGGAATGTAAAATTGCAGGAGGCATCTATGACGGCAGGCGGCTTAGCGACCTGTGGAAGGAGAAACCGGAGATATTCGGGAATTATCCCGGAGACAAGTTTCCCCTTTTGGTTAAGATTATTGATGCGAAAAAAGATTTAAGTATCCAGGTTCATCCCGATGATTTATATGCCAAAATCCATGAAAACGGCTCCCTTGGAAAAACAGAGTGCTGGTATATTCTGGATTGTGAGCCGGGAACTGAGATTGCGATCGGCCATCATGCCAGGGACCGGGAAGAGATGGAAGCCATGATACGGGATCACCGGTGGAAGGAATTTATCCGGACTGTTCCAATCAAAAAAGGAGACTTTTTCCAGATCGAGCCTGGCTGTCTGCATGCCATCAAGGGTGGGACTCTGGTATTGGAGACTCAGCAGAGCAGTGATATCACGTACCGTGTATATGATTATGACCGTTTATCCAATGGAAAACCAAGGCAGCTTCATGTGGAACAGAGCATTGCTAATATAAGAGCGCCTTTTGAGGAAGAACAGGCTGTTCCGAAAACAGAGAAAGTACCAGGCGCAGTGCACACGCATTTAGTGACCTGCAAGTTTTACTCCGTAGATAAATATGATATTGACGGTGTCTTTACAAAAGAGTTCGGAAATTATTTTACCAATGTAAGCGTGATAAGCGGAAAAGGGTCGGTAAACGGGATTCCTTTGGAGGCAGGACAGCATTTCATCGTACCGGAAAAAAGCGGAGAGTGCAGATTTGAGGGAAAGATGTCTATCATCTGTTCCAATCCAGAGTAA
- a CDS encoding GntR family transcriptional regulator — protein sequence MEGKTKTYKNRGELVFETLKQEILDLELKPGQIISENEICERFGVSRTPVREAVRRLQEQGFVNSVPYSGTQVTLLNLDTIKQMIYMRVAVETMVMRDFVNMATPLWMEEVRYLIRKQQALIQEKGFEPEQFYRMDAQMHAIWYQATGKQKLWDMIQAQQLHYTRFRMLDFVTETDFTRIIREHTELFELLEKKDIDGLERSLREHLYYSMKRMKYQIEVEYKDYFEQEEQED from the coding sequence ATGGAAGGAAAGACCAAAACCTATAAAAACCGCGGTGAGTTGGTGTTTGAAACGTTAAAGCAGGAGATTCTGGACCTGGAATTAAAGCCCGGACAGATCATAAGCGAAAATGAAATCTGTGAACGGTTTGGCGTATCCCGGACGCCTGTCAGGGAAGCAGTAAGAAGGCTTCAGGAACAGGGCTTTGTCAATTCGGTTCCATATTCCGGCACACAGGTAACGCTTTTGAATCTGGATACGATTAAGCAGATGATATACATGCGTGTTGCGGTGGAAACCATGGTCATGCGGGATTTTGTGAATATGGCGACGCCTCTCTGGATGGAAGAAGTCAGGTATCTGATCCGCAAGCAGCAGGCTCTGATTCAGGAAAAGGGATTTGAACCGGAGCAGTTTTACCGTATGGATGCGCAGATGCATGCCATTTGGTATCAGGCTACCGGCAAACAAAAACTTTGGGATATGATACAGGCCCAACAGTTACATTATACAAGGTTCCGTATGCTTGACTTTGTAACTGAGACGGATTTTACCAGAATCATCAGGGAGCACACAGAGCTTTTTGAACTGCTGGAGAAAAAAGACATCGATGGCCTGGAGCGGTCCCTCAGAGAACATCTGTATTACAGTATGAAGAGAATGAAGTATCAGATAGAAGTAGAATATAAAGACTATTTTGAGCAGGAAGAGCAGGAGGACTGA
- a CDS encoding carbohydrate-binding protein: protein MANVSIAIRNQNGEVKATVLGEDQAILVFEGEYVEGDAIVFKTDKTGAHYVVRIDDCMDESFVYLTKEEVVYTIPFGEKKISYNPEAFTGERHYLTIREAFDYEADIYRNLAKNVMDQHGDTGCFPHAFANVETRGEAVFAARNAIDGVLANESHGAWPYESWGINRQDDAEMTLDFGRPVDFDKIALYTRADFPHDNWWVKAKLTFSDGTEEVVEMEKSVKPHLFSLERKNITWVKLSELIKADDPSPFPALTQIEVYGKDSK from the coding sequence ATGGCGAATGTATCAATAGCTATAAGAAACCAGAATGGTGAAGTAAAGGCAACCGTATTGGGAGAGGATCAGGCAATCCTCGTGTTTGAAGGAGAATACGTAGAAGGAGATGCCATCGTATTCAAAACAGATAAAACAGGCGCACATTATGTAGTACGCATTGATGACTGCATGGATGAATCCTTTGTTTATCTGACAAAGGAGGAAGTAGTTTATACCATACCTTTTGGTGAGAAAAAGATTTCCTATAACCCGGAAGCCTTTACAGGGGAGCGTCATTATCTGACCATTCGGGAAGCCTTTGACTATGAGGCAGACATTTACAGGAACCTGGCAAAGAATGTCATGGACCAGCACGGAGATACAGGCTGTTTCCCTCATGCTTTTGCCAATGTGGAAACCAGAGGAGAAGCGGTGTTTGCGGCACGCAATGCCATTGACGGCGTTCTCGCCAACGAATCCCATGGTGCATGGCCTTATGAATCATGGGGAATCAACCGTCAGGATGATGCGGAAATGACCCTGGACTTTGGCCGCCCTGTAGATTTTGATAAGATTGCTTTGTATACACGCGCAGATTTCCCGCATGATAACTGGTGGGTAAAAGCGAAGCTAACGTTTTCCGATGGAACGGAAGAGGTAGTGGAAATGGAAAAGAGCGTGAAGCCTCATCTGTTTTCTTTGGAAAGAAAGAATATCACATGGGTGAAGTTAAGCGAACTGATAAAAGCAGATGATCCTTCCCCATTTCCAGCCCTTACTCAGATTGAGGTTTACGGAAAAGATTCTAAATAA
- a CDS encoding gluconate 5-dehydrogenase, with the protein MNLANQFSLDGKVALVTGASYGIGFAIAKGLAAAGATIVFNDIKQELVDKGIAAYKEEGIKAHGYVCDVTDENGVNAMVAQIEKEVGVIDILVNNAGIIKRIPMCDMTAEQFRQVIDVDLNAPFIVAKAVIPSMIKKGHGKIINICSMMSELGRETVSAYAAAKGGLKMLTKNIASEYGEFNIQCNGIGPGYIATPQTAPLRETQADGSRHPFDQFIISKTPAGRWGEAEDLSGPAVFLSSDASNFVNGHILYVDGGILAYIGKQPQ; encoded by the coding sequence ATGAATTTAGCAAACCAGTTTTCCCTTGATGGAAAAGTTGCATTAGTTACAGGTGCTTCCTATGGCATTGGATTTGCCATTGCAAAAGGTCTTGCAGCAGCAGGCGCAACTATTGTTTTTAATGATATCAAGCAGGAATTAGTTGATAAGGGAATTGCCGCATACAAGGAAGAGGGAATTAAGGCTCATGGTTATGTATGTGACGTTACCGATGAAAATGGCGTAAATGCTATGGTAGCTCAGATCGAGAAGGAGGTCGGCGTGATCGACATCCTGGTAAACAATGCAGGCATTATCAAGCGTATCCCTATGTGCGATATGACCGCCGAACAGTTCAGACAGGTAATTGACGTTGATTTGAACGCTCCATTTATCGTTGCCAAGGCTGTTATTCCGTCCATGATTAAAAAAGGCCACGGAAAGATCATCAACATCTGCTCTATGATGTCCGAGCTTGGCCGTGAGACCGTATCCGCATATGCAGCTGCAAAGGGCGGACTTAAGATGCTGACAAAGAACATTGCATCTGAGTACGGTGAATTCAACATTCAGTGTAACGGCATTGGACCTGGTTACATCGCAACTCCTCAGACAGCACCGCTGCGCGAGACTCAGGCTGATGGTTCCAGACATCCATTTGACCAGTTCATTATTTCTAAGACTCCGGCAGGACGCTGGGGAGAAGCAGAGGATCTTTCAGGTCCTGCAGTATTCCTTTCCTCTGACGCTTCCAACTTTGTCAACGGACATATCCTGTACGTGGACGGCGGTATCTTAGCTTACATTGGCAAACAGCCACAGTAA
- a CDS encoding ribonucleoside triphosphate reductase: MLMVMKRDGAEADFDLSKVKEAMKKAFTATEKYYTDSIVELLALRVASDFKDKMKEGLIAVEDIQDSVEKVLEETGYTDVAKAYILYRKQREKIRSLGATTLDYKDVVDNYVKVEDWHVKENSTVTYSVGGLILNNSGAVTANYWLSEIYDKEIADAYHRGDIHIHDLSMLTGYSCGWSLKKLLLDGLGGITGKITASPAKHLATLCNQMVNFLGIMQNEWAASQSFSSFDTYLAPFVRADGLSYDKVKKCMEAFVFGVNTPSRWGTQAPFSHISLDLTVPEDMREEKAIVGGRRMDFTYGDCQTEIDMVNRAFLETMLAGDAGGMGFQYPIPVYGLSEDFDWSDTENSRLLFTLASHYGTPYFSNYIRGGQVPGDVRISYHGVTPDFTKLRNKAGGFFGYGENTGSIGVVTINLSRIGYLATDEADFYKRLDQVADIAARSLKIKRDVIGRLLKNGLYPYTACYLENLENHFSSMGVIGMNEAGLNASWLKSGLQSQRTRDFAADVLMHLKKKLIGYQLEYGDLYCLEATPAESAAYRLAMIDRKEFPEIKTGGMAGDVPYYTNSTKLPSDFGGTLKEVLENQNTVQPLYTAGNVFSVYMEQEAEDWKKIRDSLRKMAENYDIPYMTFTPVYSICQTCGYLSGREETCPKCGKQTDVYSRIAGYYRPVHDWNEGKLQEFKNRKMMKLED, encoded by the coding sequence ATGTTAATGGTTATGAAAAGGGATGGCGCGGAAGCGGACTTTGATTTATCAAAGGTCAAGGAAGCCATGAAAAAGGCATTTACTGCAACCGAAAAGTATTATACGGATAGCATTGTGGAATTGCTGGCCTTAAGGGTTGCCTCTGATTTTAAGGATAAGATGAAGGAGGGGCTGATTGCTGTGGAGGATATCCAGGATAGCGTGGAAAAGGTGCTGGAAGAGACTGGATATACAGATGTGGCAAAGGCCTATATCCTGTACCGGAAGCAGAGAGAAAAGATCAGGAGCCTGGGAGCAACCACTCTTGATTATAAGGATGTGGTGGATAACTACGTAAAGGTAGAGGATTGGCATGTAAAGGAGAATTCCACGGTCACCTATTCTGTGGGAGGCTTGATCCTTAACAATTCCGGAGCGGTGACGGCAAACTACTGGCTTTCTGAAATTTACGATAAAGAGATCGCGGATGCTTACCACAGAGGTGATATCCATATCCATGACCTTTCCATGTTAACAGGATACAGCTGCGGCTGGTCTTTAAAAAAGCTTCTGCTGGACGGGCTTGGAGGGATTACCGGAAAGATTACAGCCTCTCCGGCAAAACATTTGGCTACTCTTTGCAATCAGATGGTTAATTTTCTCGGAATTATGCAAAATGAATGGGCTGCTTCCCAGTCCTTTTCATCCTTTGATACATACCTGGCGCCTTTTGTCAGGGCTGATGGTCTTTCTTATGACAAGGTTAAAAAATGCATGGAGGCTTTTGTGTTTGGAGTCAATACGCCAAGCCGCTGGGGAACCCAGGCACCGTTTTCCCATATTTCCCTGGATTTAACGGTTCCTGAGGATATGAGAGAGGAAAAGGCCATTGTCGGGGGGCGGCGAATGGACTTTACCTATGGGGACTGCCAGACCGAAATAGATATGGTAAACCGGGCGTTTTTAGAAACCATGCTGGCCGGAGATGCAGGCGGTATGGGATTTCAGTATCCGATTCCGGTTTATGGACTGTCTGAGGATTTTGACTGGTCCGACACTGAGAATAGCCGACTTTTGTTTACTTTAGCATCTCATTATGGAACGCCTTACTTTTCCAACTATATCAGGGGCGGCCAGGTACCGGGGGATGTGAGGATCTCCTATCATGGCGTGACTCCGGATTTTACGAAGCTGCGCAATAAGGCAGGGGGGTTCTTCGGATATGGAGAGAATACCGGATCCATTGGTGTGGTCACCATAAATCTTTCCCGAATCGGATATTTAGCCACCGATGAAGCAGATTTTTACAAACGTCTGGATCAGGTGGCGGATATTGCGGCCAGATCCTTGAAGATTAAACGGGATGTCATCGGCAGACTTTTAAAGAATGGGCTTTATCCATACACGGCTTGTTATCTGGAAAACTTAGAAAACCATTTTTCTTCCATGGGCGTGATTGGAATGAACGAGGCAGGGCTTAACGCTTCCTGGCTTAAATCCGGATTGCAATCTCAAAGGACAAGAGATTTCGCGGCGGATGTGCTGATGCATTTAAAAAAGAAGCTGATCGGTTATCAGCTGGAGTATGGAGATTTGTACTGCCTGGAAGCGACTCCGGCGGAATCGGCAGCCTACCGTCTGGCAATGATCGACAGGAAGGAATTTCCGGAGATTAAGACAGGCGGAATGGCAGGAGATGTTCCTTATTATACCAACAGCACCAAGCTTCCCTCTGATTTTGGAGGTACACTTAAAGAAGTTCTTGAAAACCAGAATACTGTCCAGCCTCTTTATACGGCCGGCAACGTATTTTCCGTCTACATGGAACAGGAAGCAGAAGATTGGAAAAAGATTCGGGACTCTTTGAGGAAGATGGCGGAGAATTACGATATTCCATATATGACCTTTACACCGGTGTATTCCATCTGCCAGACCTGCGGATATCTTTCCGGAAGAGAGGAAACCTGTCCGAAATGCGGGAAACAGACAGACGTATACAGCAGGATCGCCGGATATTACCGTCCCGTACATGACTGGAATGAAGGAAAACTCCAGGAGTTTAAAAATCGGAAAATGATGAAGTTGGAAGACTGA
- a CDS encoding spore coat protein CotJB: MMGYNVDCDMLLKQVYESSFAMDDVVLYLDTHPDDQEALNYYFYVADMRQQAMQAYEEQCGPLMVDGVMDENYWTWINDPWPWEGECG, from the coding sequence ATGATGGGTTATAATGTTGATTGCGATATGCTGTTAAAACAGGTATATGAATCCAGCTTTGCAATGGATGATGTGGTTTTGTATCTTGACACTCATCCAGATGATCAGGAAGCATTAAACTATTACTTTTATGTAGCAGATATGCGGCAGCAGGCAATGCAGGCTTATGAAGAGCAGTGCGGCCCTCTGATGGTTGATGGAGTCATGGATGAGAATTACTGGACCTGGATCAATGATCCATGGCCATGGGAAGGAGAGTGCGGCTAA
- a CDS encoding spore coat associated protein CotJA, with the protein MPTCTAPAMRPSKPAPAPCPAENIDQFPVGMAYVPWQCWQELYPLDTAMNMGTIFPDLFKPFIMGGCQ; encoded by the coding sequence ATGCCGACATGCACAGCACCGGCCATGCGTCCCAGCAAGCCCGCACCGGCTCCTTGCCCAGCCGAAAATATTGACCAGTTTCCAGTTGGAATGGCATATGTACCATGGCAGTGCTGGCAGGAATTGTATCCGTTAGATACTGCCATGAACATGGGAACCATCTTCCCGGATCTGTTTAAACCATTTATTATGGGGGGGTGCCAGTGA